From the Rhodoferax sp. WC2427 genome, one window contains:
- a CDS encoding DUF4136 domain-containing protein, giving the protein MTAWRTLLLAAAVLLGGCATTTRVDSDVQSFANWTSAVPRPVGFRFERLPSQQTDAAQQTAVEQLALPALAQAGLVLDGPNARFSLQINTQMVTESTWSNPYGPWGPRGPWLAGGRGLHGPFMGPLMPPMEVRSYQRLLSLVLRDLTTGQVVYETQARMDSRWPIGNDLLPAMVTAALHGFPNPPQGLQRITVDLPPATP; this is encoded by the coding sequence ATGACCGCCTGGCGCACCCTGCTCTTGGCCGCCGCCGTGCTGCTGGGCGGCTGCGCCACCACCACCCGGGTGGACAGCGACGTGCAAAGTTTTGCCAACTGGACCAGCGCCGTACCCCGCCCTGTGGGTTTCCGCTTCGAGCGCCTGCCCTCCCAGCAGACCGATGCCGCGCAGCAAACCGCCGTCGAGCAACTGGCCCTGCCTGCCCTGGCGCAGGCCGGGCTGGTGCTGGATGGGCCCAACGCCCGCTTCAGCCTGCAGATCAACACCCAGATGGTCACCGAAAGCACCTGGAGCAACCCCTATGGTCCCTGGGGGCCACGGGGTCCCTGGCTGGCCGGTGGCCGGGGCCTGCACGGCCCCTTCATGGGCCCGCTGATGCCTCCCATGGAAGTGCGCAGCTACCAGCGCCTGCTCAGCCTGGTGCTGCGCGACCTCACCACCGGCCAGGTGGTCTACGAAACCCAGGCCCGCATGGACAGCCGCTGGCCCATCGGCAACGATCTCCTCCCCGCCATGGTCACGGCGGCTCTGCACGGATTTCCAAACCCTCCCCAGGGCCTGCAGCGCATCACCGTCGACCTGCCCCCCGCCACCCCGTGA
- the ruvB gene encoding Holliday junction branch migration DNA helicase RuvB, translated as MSIQTDDFAAPPPKRMVSAAPTSPQEEAIERALRPKLFDDYVGQTKAREQLEIFIGAATKRGEALDHVLLFGPPGLGKTTLSHIIAHELGVNLRQTSGPVLEKPKDLAALLTNLEKNDVLFIDEIHRLSPVVEEILYPALEDYQIDIMIGEGPAARSIKLDLQPFTLVGATTRAGMLTNPLRDRFGIVARLEFYTPEELARIVKRSAGLLNAPMDADGGFEIARRSRGTPRIANRLLRRVRDYADVKGTGTITLDIANRALAMLDVDPQGFDLMDRKLLEAVIHRFDGGPVGLDNIAASIGEERDTIEDVIEPYLIQQGFLQRTNRGRIATLAAYRHLGVTPPQTEGGLFSVD; from the coding sequence GTGTCCATCCAGACTGATGATTTTGCCGCGCCGCCCCCGAAGCGCATGGTTTCTGCCGCCCCCACCTCGCCGCAAGAGGAGGCGATCGAACGCGCCCTGCGCCCCAAGCTGTTCGACGACTACGTGGGCCAGACCAAGGCCCGCGAGCAGCTGGAGATCTTCATCGGTGCCGCCACCAAGCGCGGCGAGGCGCTGGACCACGTGCTGCTGTTCGGCCCGCCCGGCCTGGGTAAAACCACGCTCAGCCACATCATTGCCCACGAACTGGGCGTGAACCTGCGCCAGACCAGCGGCCCGGTGCTCGAAAAGCCCAAGGACCTGGCCGCGCTGCTGACCAATCTGGAAAAAAACGACGTACTCTTCATTGACGAAATCCACCGGCTCAGCCCCGTGGTGGAAGAAATCCTGTACCCCGCGCTGGAGGACTACCAGATCGACATCATGATCGGCGAGGGCCCGGCGGCCCGCAGCATCAAGCTCGATCTGCAGCCCTTCACCCTGGTGGGGGCCACCACCCGCGCCGGCATGCTGACCAACCCGCTGCGCGACCGCTTTGGCATCGTGGCGCGGCTGGAGTTCTACACGCCCGAAGAACTGGCCCGCATCGTCAAGCGCAGCGCCGGGCTGCTCAATGCCCCCATGGATGCCGATGGCGGCTTCGAGATCGCCCGCCGCTCGCGTGGCACGCCGCGTATCGCCAACCGCCTGCTGCGCCGCGTGCGCGACTACGCCGACGTGAAGGGCACCGGCACCATCACCCTGGACATCGCCAACCGCGCCCTGGCCATGCTGGACGTGGACCCGCAAGGCTTTGACCTGATGGACCGCAAACTGCTGGAGGCGGTGATCCACCGCTTCGACGGTGGCCCGGTGGGGCTGGACAACATCGCCGCCAGCATCGGCGAAGAGCGCGACACCATCGAAGACGTGATCGAGCCGTATTTGATCCAGCAGGGCTTTTTGCAGCGCACCAACCGCGGCCGCATCGCCACCCTGGCCGCCTACCGGCATTTGGGCGTGACCCCACCGCAGACCGAGGGTGGGCTGTTTTCTGTAGATTAA
- a CDS encoding carbonic anhydrase: MTHCTHTVSTRWALALLLCAGGMVAAHAEDAAADKPKAKAMGKIVLPAKPEPQDPGSKESMAQRVREAVDKVNAGEGSKTKKTKGKAEETPAVTITIEAEPKKATARGAPAPPPDIAAAHAKAHGLVNPTDSKAATRAAAMAATASGSPTLVRGNGSAHETHWDYAGSNGPQVWSQLNPEFNLCALGQRQSPIAIQDANNLQGPAEPLQIHYQPSSAMVVNNGHTIQVDVVGENTLTVRGSTYKLLQFHFHHPSEERVNDRTFGMVAHLVHRNVDGQLAVLAVLLDPGQANGLINKVWTYMPLDVGDRVRMPAGLLDLNELLPQDMRYYQFMGSLTTPPCSENVLWMVLKQPVQISPEQLRLFSQLYPANARPVQPLNGRVVRDAQ, encoded by the coding sequence ATGACGCACTGCACGCACACTGTTTCAACCCGTTGGGCACTGGCCCTGCTGCTTTGTGCCGGCGGGATGGTCGCGGCCCATGCCGAAGATGCGGCCGCCGACAAGCCCAAGGCCAAGGCCATGGGCAAAATCGTGCTGCCCGCCAAACCCGAGCCGCAAGACCCGGGCAGCAAGGAATCCATGGCGCAGCGCGTGCGCGAGGCGGTCGACAAAGTCAACGCCGGTGAAGGCAGCAAAACCAAGAAGACCAAGGGCAAGGCAGAGGAAACACCGGCCGTCACCATCACCATCGAGGCCGAACCCAAAAAAGCCACGGCCCGGGGCGCGCCAGCCCCTCCGCCCGACATTGCCGCCGCCCACGCCAAGGCGCACGGGCTGGTCAACCCCACCGACAGCAAGGCGGCTACCCGCGCCGCCGCGATGGCGGCCACGGCTTCTGGTTCGCCCACCCTGGTCCGCGGCAATGGCAGCGCCCACGAAACCCACTGGGACTATGCGGGCAGCAACGGTCCACAGGTCTGGTCGCAGCTGAATCCTGAATTCAACCTGTGTGCACTGGGCCAACGCCAGTCGCCCATCGCCATCCAGGATGCCAACAACCTGCAGGGCCCGGCCGAGCCGCTGCAAATCCATTACCAGCCCAGCAGCGCCATGGTGGTGAATAACGGCCACACCATCCAGGTCGATGTGGTGGGCGAGAACACGCTGACCGTGCGCGGCTCCACCTACAAGCTGCTGCAATTCCATTTCCACCACCCCAGCGAAGAGCGCGTCAACGACCGGACCTTTGGCATGGTGGCGCACCTGGTGCACCGCAATGTAGACGGCCAACTGGCGGTGCTGGCCGTTCTGCTCGATCCCGGCCAGGCCAATGGGTTGATCAATAAGGTCTGGACCTACATGCCCCTGGATGTCGGTGACCGGGTGCGCATGCCTGCCGGACTGTTGGATTTGAACGAGCTGCTACCGCAAGACATGCGCTACTACCAGTTCATGGGCTCGTTGACCACGCCACCGTGCTCGGAAAATGTGCTGTGGATGGTGCTGAAGCAGCCGGTGCAGATCAGCCCCGAGCAGCTGCGCCTGTTTAGCCAGCTG
- a CDS encoding histidine phosphatase family protein, with translation MDATRIIAIRHGETAWNVDTRLQGQLDIPLNDTGRWQAHQLALALAGEPITAVYASDLWRAYETALSVAGAVDLNITTDEGLRERGFGSFQGRTFTEIEAELPEQALRWRKRDPTFAPEGGECLNDFRDRVLACVDTLAARHPGELITVVAHGGVMDVLYRAATGQGLQAPRTWDLGNAAINRLLWTPEGFTLVGWADTNHLEQQGALDENSA, from the coding sequence ATGGACGCCACCCGCATCATCGCCATCCGCCACGGCGAAACCGCCTGGAACGTCGACACCCGCCTCCAGGGCCAACTGGACATTCCCCTCAACGACACCGGCCGCTGGCAGGCCCACCAACTGGCGCTGGCGCTGGCCGGAGAACCCATCACCGCCGTCTACGCCAGCGACCTGTGGCGGGCCTATGAAACCGCGCTGTCGGTGGCCGGGGCGGTCGACCTGAACATCACCACCGACGAGGGCCTGCGCGAACGCGGCTTTGGCAGCTTCCAGGGCCGCACCTTTACCGAAATTGAAGCCGAACTGCCCGAGCAGGCCTTGCGCTGGCGCAAGCGCGACCCGACCTTTGCCCCCGAAGGCGGCGAGTGCCTGAACGACTTCCGCGACCGCGTGCTGGCCTGTGTCGACACCCTGGCCGCCCGCCACCCCGGCGAGCTGATCACCGTGGTGGCCCATGGCGGCGTGATGGACGTGCTGTACCGCGCCGCCACCGGCCAGGGCCTGCAAGCCCCGCGCACCTGGGACCTGGGCAACGCCGCCATCAACCGCCTGCTGTGGACCCCCGAGGGCTTCACGCTGGTGGGTTGGGCCGACACCAACCACCTGGAGCAGCAGGGCGCGTTGGACGAAAATTCGGCGTAG